A window of Corticium candelabrum chromosome 3, ooCorCand1.1, whole genome shotgun sequence contains these coding sequences:
- the LOC134176976 gene encoding zinc finger MYM-type protein 1-like: MGRQNIPLRGHDESKDSHNRGNLLEFLEYLSRYCPDLKRHLEGNFHYVSPKSQNDMLKLIASNIQKRITTAVKHCGFFGLICDESQDISRVEQMSVNVRFVTDSLNVEERFLGFWPLKGTDGESLFQQLTQVLLETGLSMSMVRAQCYDGASSMCGKHSGLATRLQEVEKKAGYVHCHAHRLNLSLQNSCENVTDVRNVLGAVSSLYNLLEGSAKRHEKFQDVQRRQNEGKGPQAVLQRPCHTRWGSRHAAVHTVRQQFASILIALDELSDDAAIGSEAHCLLTVVSSFNFLFYVSVLDTLLGLISHLSQYLQGENVDLQAAKRSADSVIATLQSFRTNESFENFWQSSEKESKAKNLTPPALLRARRPSHRIDERSTTQYQPLSPKERYRQAYYELLDIMVSDLTRRFCSKDYRVFCGIEKLLSESVSLSAPDQSLVSEILHFYTGDFDNTQFTSEIRVFYNYSKLHFSKDVVETGNIGALARQFVSLRCTELFPQVFKLFKLFLCIPATSSTAERSFSALRRLKSWLRTRMADERLRSLALMCFECDIAKELESNIDDLVSQFGALCDRRLPLQ, translated from the coding sequence atggGAAGACAAAACATCCCATTGAGAGGCCACGATGAATCTAAAGATTCTCACAACAGAGGAAATCTGCTGGAATTTCTTGAATATCTGTCACGGTACTGCCCTGACTTAAAACGCCATTTGGAAGGAAACTTTCACTACGTaagccccaaaagccaaaacGACATGTTGAAACTCATTGCATCTAACATTCAGAAGAGAATTACGACAGCTGTCAAACACTGCGGCTTCTTTGGACTAATATGTGACGAGTCACAAGACATATCAAGGGTAGAACaaatgtctgtcaatgtaAGGTTTGTAACAGACAGCCTGAATGTAGAGGAGAGGTTTCTTGGATTTTGGCCTTTAAAAGGTACTGACGGAGAAAGTCTGTTTCAGCAACTGACGCAAGTTTTGCTTGAGACGGGCCTATCAATGTCTATGGTACGGGCACAGTGTTATGATGGAGCGTCAAGCATGTGCGGGAAGCACTCAGGTTTAGCTACCAGGCTTCAGGAGGTCGAGAAGAAAGCTGGATATGTGCATTGCCATGCCCACAGATTGAACCTCAGTCTTCAAAACAGCTGCGAGAACGTTACAGATGTGCGAAACGTTCTAGGTGCTGTTTCCAGTCTCTATAATTTACTTGAAGGATCAGCCAAGAGACATGAAAAGTTTCAAGATGTGCAACGAAGACAGAACGAAGGAAAGGGCCCGCAAGCAGTACTCCAACGACCATGTCATACTAGGTGGGGTTCCAGGCACGCAGCAGTCCATACTGTTAGGCAACAGTTTGCATCAATTCTGATTGCTCTGGACGAACTCTCTGACGATGCTGCGATCGGAAGTGAAGCTCACtgtttactgactgttgtatcttcattcaattttctcttctatGTGTCCGTTCTAGACACTCTACTAGGATTAATCTCTCATCTATCCCAGTACCTGCAGGGAGAGAACGTAGATCTTCAGGCAGCAAAAAGATCAGCTGATAGCGTCATTGCTACTCTACAAAGTTTCAGAACAAATGAAAGTTTTGAGAATTTCTGGCAGTCATCGGAGAAAGAGAGTAAAGCAAAAAACCTGACTCCACCAGCTCTCCTTCGAGCTCGTCGACCTTCTCACCGAATTGACGAACGAAGCACGACCCAATATCAGCCACTGTCACCAAAAGAACGTTATCGACAAGCATATTATGAATTATTGGATATCATGGTATCAGACCTAACTCGACGCTTTTGTAGCAAAGATTACCGTGTGTTCTGTGGAATTGAGAAGTTGTTGTCCGAGTCAGTCTCGTTATCGGCGCCAGATCAGTCGCTTGTGAGTGAGATATTACACTTTTACACAGGTGACTTTGACAACACTCAGTTCACGTCTGAAATAAGAGTATTTTACAATTATTCTAAACTGCACTTTTCTAAAGACGTTGTGGAGACCGGCAACATAGGTGCTCTTGCTCGTCAGTTTGTTTCTCTCCGTTGCACAGAATTGTTTCCCcaagtcttcaaactgttcaagttgtttctcTGCATTCCTGCTACATCTTCAACTGCAGAGCGGTCGTTTTCTGCTCTAAGGCGACTAAAATCATGGCTGCGAACTAGGATGGCTGACGAGCGCCTCCGGTCCCTTGCTCTGATGTGCTTCGAATGCGACATTGCTAAGGAACTGGAGAGTAATATTGATGATCTTGTTTCACAATTTGGTGCTCTTTGTGACAGACGTCTTCCTCTACAATAG
- the LOC134177096 gene encoding zinc finger MYM-type protein 1-like, with amino-acid sequence MQEKMDASESNAKRRKRKRHTVTLNDFWGPKRIENGDKTGDSDDMPNKIQQAIPESAESAYEAPDDSGSGEDMANTEPGNARSTVCSTSLEIISKLDISTRFQSGPSQPVCQFPSKNFGKGKHSCRRSFVATWYTTYPWLEYSIKFDRAYCFACRHYCLGSASGRADTAFTSIGFGDWKHGTGNKGTFLIHASSAHHRNAMAEWHERRLDDCNSQRRRVEDLFAEEDERVVLSNRHYLKCLAEVILLCAKQNLALRGHDESEESSNPGNFLAVFELLARHDHELFKRIETLPGNVSYKSPEIQNALIQLMADMVREKICSEVQRSGYFCLICDESKDVAKNEQLAVVLRYVLDGTVHERFISFTPLGNLAADGIAEEICQVLTRNKLTLQNCIAQTYDGASVMSGKHTGVQKRIRDIAPKAVYTHCYAHRLNLVVVDSVKSVSSASVFFDVLQRLYVFVSSSAVHPIFLEAQKRHYPQRCESVTLKRLSDTRWTCRIDSIRAMLKSFTAVVDALSSLTNASNSERAILAAGLLSRVKSLEFTSNLVIFEKLLTITKNLSDQLQAEDLDLSGAVDLLETVIEQLVETRESGWDDTWQQILHLAQTCSVNMDVSDGSRSRGDPGLVTGRRTRKQKEITDCVLTETTGQRLTDYFTNDQDPLDDVARTKIHLRRKLFLPVIDQMLQELESRFSNDGRSLMKSIQACSPQSRNFLQADAINALVVHYDINREEIGYETHQARKFLNASMCEMKSIADVIRVLTPVKAAFPHLISALQIALTVGVTSASCERTFSSLKRLKTYTRQSMLQSRMNSLAILTIEKDVVETLDLERVVTKFASLEFGRCRRLSLVSKSTKF; translated from the exons ATGCAGGAGAAGATGGATGCGTCAGAGTCTAACGCTAAGCGTAGAAAGCGAAAGCGACATACTGTGACTCTGAATGACTTTTGGGGACCCAAAAG AATTGAAAACGGTGACAAAACGGGCGATTCAGACGATATGCCTAACAAAATTCAGCAAGCCATACCTGAAAGCGCTGAGTCTGCCTACGAAGCCCCGGATGATTCTGGTTCTGGAGAAGACATGGCAAATACCGAGCCTGGTAATGCTAGGAGTACTGTGTGTTCAACATCTTTGGAGATCATATcaa AGTTGGACATTTCCACGAGGTTTCAGAGCGGCCCTTCCCAACCGGTCTGTCAGTTTCcttctaaaaattttggaaaggGAAAACACTCATGTAGAAGATCGTTTGTTGCCACCTGGTACACAACATATCCATGGTTGGAATACTCGATAAAATTTGACCGAGCCTACTGCTTTGCCTGTCGTCATTACTGCCTTGGCAGTGCAAGCGGCCGTGCCGACACAGCGTTTACCAGTATAGGTTTCGGCGACTGGAAGCATGGTACTGGTAATAAAGGAACATTTCTGATCCATGCCAGTTCGGCACATCACAGGAATGCTATGGCAGAATGGCATGAGCGGCGACTGGATGACTGTAACAGCCAGCGTCGACGAGTTGAAGACCTCTTTGCAGAAGAAGATGAACGCGTTGTTCTTTCTAACAGACACTATTTAAAATGTCTGGCGGAGGTTATCCTCTTGTGTGCTAAACAGAATCTTGCACTTCGTGGGCACGATGAATCGGAGGAGTCATCGAATCCAGGCAATTTTTTGGCTGTATTTGAGCTTCTTGCAAGGCATGATCACGAATTGTTCAAACGAATTGAAACGCTCCCCGGTAACGTAAGTTATAAGTCTCCAGAGATTCAAAACGCTTTGATCCAGTTGATGGCTGATATGGTACGAGAGAAAATATGCAGTGAAGTACAAAGGAGTGGCTATTTTTGTCTTATTTGCGACGAAAGTAAAGATGTAGCAAAGAATGAACAGCTTGCAGTTGTTCTGCGCTATGTTCTAGACGGGACTGTTCATGAGCGGTTTATATCTTTCACACCTCTTGGCAACCTTGCAGCAGACGGGATAGCAGAGGAGATCTGTCAAGTGTTGACAAGGAACAAACTTACCTTGCAGAACTGCATTGCTCAAACCTACGATGGTGCTAGTGTCATGAGCGGAAAGCACACCGGCGTTCAGAAGAGAATCAGAGACATTGCTCCGAAAGCCGTCTACACGCATTGCTACGCACATAGGCTGAACCTTGTTGTCGTTGATTCTGTAAAGTCCGTCTCCTCGGCGAGTGTGTTCTTTGACGTCCTTCAGAGGCTGTACGTCTTTGTTTCATCTTCTGCTGTTCACCCAATTTTCTTAGAAGCTCAAAAACGTCACTATCCGCAACGTTGTGAGAGCGTCACGCTGAAGAGACTTTCAGACACACGATGGACCTGTCGAATAGACTCTATACGAGCAATGCTTAAATCCTTTACAGCAGTAGTCGATGCCTTATCCTCTTTGACAAATGCTAGCAACAGCGAAAGAGCCATTTTAGCTGCAGGTCTATTGTCACGAGTGAAATCGTTAGAGTTTACCTCAAACTTGGTTATTTTCGAAAAGCTGCTGACTATTACAAAAAATCTGTCCGATCAGTTGCAAGCTGAAGATTTAGATCTGTCTGGAGCCGTTGATTTGTTAGAGACTGTGATAGAGCAATTGGTGGAGACCAGGGAATCCGGGTGGGACGATACATGGCAGCAAATTCTTCACTTGGCACAAACCTGCAGCGTTAATATGGATGTTTCTGATGGATCACGCAGTCGTGGTGATCCTGGACTTGTTACCGGTCGTCGCACTCGGAAACAAAAGGAAATTACTGATTGCGTTTTAACAGAGACTACTGGGCAGCGATTAACTGATTATTTCACCAACGATCAAGATCCCCTGGATGACGTGGCAAGAACGAAAATTCATTTACGACGAAAGCTTTTCTTACCGGTGATAGACCAAATGCTGCAGGAACTGGAATCAAGATTCAGCAACGATGGACGATCCCTTATGAAGTCAATTCAGGCTTGTAGTCCACAGTCCCGAAACTTCCTTCAAGCAGACGCCATTAATGCCTTAGTGGTACATTACGACATAAACCGTGAGGAAATTGGTTATGAAACTCATCAGGCAAGAAAATTTCTTAATGCATCTATGTGTGAAATGAAGTCTATCGCCGACGTCATTAGAGTTCTTACGCCGGTCAAAGCAGCTTTTCCGCATCTTATATCTGCCTTGCAGATAGCGTTGACTGTTGGGGTGACATCTGCCTCATGTGAGAGAACTTTCTCTAGTTTGAAGAGGCTGAAGACTTACACGAGACAATCGATGCTGCAAAGCCGAATGAACAGTCTAGCGATTTTGACCATAGAGAAAGATGTAGTTGAAACGTTAGACTTAGAGAGGGTAGTTACGAAATTTGCAAGTTTAGAATTTGGAAGATGCCGAAGATTAAGTCTAGTTAGCAAAAGCACAAAATTTTAG